The following proteins are co-located in the Bordetella bronchialis genome:
- the typA gene encoding translational GTPase TypA — MTRALRNVAIIAHVDHGKTTLVDQLLRQSGTFRDNQAVAERVMDSNDLEKERGITILAKNCAVQYEGTHINIVDTPGHADFGGEVERVLSMVDGVLLLVDAVEGPMPQTIFVTRKALALGLKPIVVVNKIDRPGARPDYVINATFELFDKLGATEEQLDFPVVYASGLSGYAGMSADVREGDMRPLFEAILKHVPQRNDDPDGALQLQIISLDYSSYVGKIGVGRVNRGRIRSGMDVQYRFGPEGESGKGRINQVLKFKGLEREVVSEAEAGDIVLINGIEGIGIGCTVMDVASPAEDALPMLRIDEPTLTMNFMVNTSPLAGREGKFVTSRQLRDRLDRELKSNVALRVRDTGDDTVFEVSGRGELHLTILLETMRREGYELAVSRPRVVFKEIDGVRHEPYELLTVDVEDAHQGGVMEELGRRKGDLLDMQPDGRGRTRLEYRIPARGLIGFQNEFLTMTRGTGLMSHIFDEYAPAREGSIGERRNGVLISQDNGEAVAYALWKLQDRGRMFVNPGDALYEGMIIGIHSRDNDLVVNPIKGKQLTNIRASGTDEAVRLVPPIQMSLEYAVEFIDDDELVEVTPKSIRLRKRFLTENERKRMSRATA; from the coding sequence ATGACTCGCGCCTTGCGCAACGTCGCCATCATCGCCCACGTCGACCACGGCAAGACCACGCTGGTCGACCAGCTGCTGCGCCAATCGGGTACCTTCCGTGACAACCAGGCCGTGGCCGAGCGTGTCATGGACTCCAACGACCTGGAAAAAGAACGCGGCATCACCATCCTGGCCAAGAACTGCGCCGTGCAGTACGAAGGCACCCACATCAACATCGTCGACACCCCGGGACACGCCGACTTCGGCGGCGAGGTCGAGCGCGTGCTGTCCATGGTGGATGGCGTGCTGCTGCTGGTGGACGCGGTGGAAGGCCCGATGCCGCAGACGATCTTCGTCACGCGCAAGGCGCTGGCGCTGGGCCTGAAGCCCATCGTGGTCGTCAACAAGATCGACCGTCCGGGCGCGCGTCCGGATTACGTCATCAATGCCACGTTCGAGCTGTTCGACAAGCTGGGCGCCACCGAGGAACAGCTGGATTTCCCGGTGGTCTACGCCTCGGGCCTGTCGGGCTATGCCGGCATGAGCGCCGATGTCCGCGAAGGCGACATGCGGCCGCTGTTCGAGGCCATCCTCAAGCACGTGCCGCAGCGCAATGACGATCCCGACGGCGCGCTGCAACTGCAGATCATCTCGCTGGACTACAGCAGCTACGTCGGCAAGATCGGTGTGGGCCGCGTCAACCGCGGGCGTATCCGCAGCGGCATGGACGTCCAGTACCGCTTCGGCCCCGAGGGCGAAAGCGGCAAGGGCCGCATCAACCAGGTGCTCAAGTTCAAGGGCCTGGAACGCGAAGTGGTCAGCGAGGCCGAAGCCGGCGACATCGTGCTGATCAACGGCATCGAAGGCATCGGCATAGGCTGCACCGTCATGGACGTCGCGTCGCCGGCCGAGGACGCGCTGCCCATGCTGCGCATCGACGAGCCCACCCTGACCATGAACTTCATGGTGAACACGTCGCCGCTGGCCGGCCGCGAAGGCAAGTTCGTGACCAGCCGCCAGCTGCGCGACCGCCTGGACCGCGAACTCAAGTCCAACGTGGCGCTGCGCGTGCGCGACACGGGCGACGACACGGTGTTCGAAGTGTCCGGCCGCGGCGAACTGCACCTGACCATCCTGCTGGAAACCATGCGTCGTGAAGGCTACGAGCTGGCCGTGTCGCGCCCGCGCGTGGTCTTCAAGGAAATCGACGGCGTGCGCCATGAACCCTACGAGCTGCTGACGGTGGACGTGGAAGACGCCCACCAGGGCGGCGTCATGGAAGAACTGGGCCGCCGCAAGGGCGACCTGCTGGATATGCAGCCGGACGGCCGCGGCCGTACCCGCTTGGAATACCGCATCCCGGCGCGCGGGCTGATCGGTTTCCAGAACGAGTTCCTGACCATGACCCGCGGCACGGGCCTGATGAGCCATATCTTCGACGAATACGCGCCGGCGCGCGAAGGCAGCATCGGCGAACGCCGCAACGGCGTGCTGATCAGTCAGGACAATGGCGAAGCCGTCGCCTATGCCCTGTGGAAGCTGCAGGATCGCGGCCGCATGTTCGTCAATCCCGGCGATGCGCTGTACGAAGGCATGATCATCGGCATCCATAGCCGCGACAACGACCTGGTGGTCAATCCCATCAAGGGCAAGCAGTTGACCAACATCCGCGCCTCCGGCACGGACGAGGCCGTGCGCCTGGTGCCGCCCATCCAGATGTCGCTGGAATACGCGGTGGAATTCATCGACGATGACGAACTGGTGGAAGTCACGCCGAAATCCATCCGCCTGCGCAAGCGCTTCCTGACCGAAAACGAGCGCAAGCGCATGTCGCGCGCGACCGCCTGA
- a CDS encoding hydantoinase/oxoprolinase family protein produces MNRIGIDVGGTFTDIVLVDDQSGQIWSTKVPTTPADRVVGAMAGFRRILELSGRASRDVGFIGHGTTMATNMIVEGKGARTALITTQGFRDVLELRRISRHDRADLYDLHFTNPRPLVERRWCLEVAERMRHDGTIETPLDLQALRQLAQRIQQADIEAVAVSFLHAYANPLHEREAVDELKRLLPDRFITASHEVNPEMQEYERTSSTVMNALLGPVCMRYIHNFEAQLKDTGFRGELLFMQSNGGLASTAQVAAKPIVLLESGPAGGVSAAVRTSEQADLKGVLLGDMGGTTFDVSLVRESRPEIRTHGLLHTHAVRAPTIDIDSIGAGGGSIAWIDSGGGVHIGPESAGADPGPACYGRGGTRPTVTDCNLLLGYVDPDSFLGGEFRLDVEAARVAVDTHLARPLGVSTVEAAWTVRVIANALMAQAMRLMTVERGYDPRELAYMCYGGAGPVHAIDLAQELDIKEVIVPPLPGLFSAFGMIVADRQFDGQAAIEAELRAVPPQRILDTYASLREQARSALGQGTAGQRIAMTYRADCRYAGQPAAITVDVRDDLVADGGQALADHIQQAFERNHKRMWNFIKPDQPVVLVNLRVQANVPTGWRGVVRQAAAGKASAEGGSRRQRTRDVYVDGKMQALPVYRRADLGADVRVEGPAIIEEQSSCLIFKAGQTARVDPAGNLRIAL; encoded by the coding sequence ATGAATCGCATAGGTATTGACGTCGGGGGCACGTTCACCGACATCGTGCTGGTCGACGACCAGTCCGGACAGATCTGGTCCACCAAGGTTCCGACGACGCCGGCCGACCGGGTGGTCGGTGCAATGGCCGGCTTTCGCAGGATCCTGGAGCTCAGCGGCCGCGCCAGCCGCGATGTGGGCTTCATCGGCCACGGCACCACCATGGCCACCAACATGATCGTGGAAGGGAAGGGCGCCAGGACCGCGCTCATCACCACCCAGGGCTTTCGCGACGTGCTGGAGCTGCGCCGCATCTCGCGCCACGACCGCGCGGACCTGTACGACCTGCATTTCACCAATCCGCGGCCCCTGGTGGAGCGCCGCTGGTGCCTGGAAGTGGCCGAGCGCATGCGCCACGACGGCACCATCGAGACCCCGCTGGACCTGCAGGCGTTGCGCCAGCTCGCGCAGCGGATCCAGCAGGCCGATATCGAGGCGGTCGCGGTCTCCTTTCTGCACGCCTACGCCAATCCGCTGCACGAGCGCGAGGCGGTGGACGAGTTGAAGCGTCTGCTGCCGGACCGCTTCATCACCGCCTCGCATGAAGTCAATCCTGAGATGCAGGAATACGAGCGCACGAGCTCGACGGTCATGAATGCGCTGCTCGGACCGGTATGCATGCGCTACATCCATAATTTCGAGGCACAGCTGAAAGACACGGGTTTCCGCGGCGAGCTGCTGTTCATGCAATCCAACGGCGGCCTGGCATCCACCGCGCAGGTCGCCGCCAAGCCCATCGTGCTGCTGGAATCCGGGCCGGCCGGCGGCGTCAGCGCGGCCGTGCGTACCAGCGAACAAGCCGACCTGAAGGGCGTGCTGCTGGGTGACATGGGCGGCACTACCTTCGACGTATCGCTGGTGCGTGAATCGCGTCCGGAGATCCGTACGCATGGCCTCCTGCATACCCATGCGGTGCGCGCACCGACCATCGACATCGACTCGATCGGCGCCGGCGGGGGGTCGATCGCGTGGATCGATAGCGGCGGCGGCGTGCACATCGGCCCGGAAAGCGCCGGCGCCGATCCTGGACCGGCCTGCTATGGGCGGGGCGGCACGCGGCCCACGGTCACCGACTGCAATTTATTGCTGGGCTACGTCGATCCCGATTCCTTCCTGGGCGGCGAGTTCAGGCTGGATGTGGAAGCCGCGCGCGTGGCGGTCGATACGCACCTGGCGCGTCCCCTGGGGGTGTCCACGGTCGAGGCGGCATGGACGGTGCGCGTCATTGCCAACGCGCTGATGGCGCAGGCGATGCGCCTGATGACGGTGGAACGCGGCTACGATCCGCGCGAGCTCGCCTATATGTGCTACGGCGGCGCCGGTCCCGTGCATGCGATCGACCTGGCCCAGGAGCTGGATATCAAGGAGGTCATCGTGCCGCCGTTGCCCGGCCTGTTCAGCGCGTTCGGCATGATCGTGGCGGACCGGCAGTTCGATGGCCAGGCGGCCATCGAGGCCGAGCTGCGGGCGGTGCCGCCGCAGCGGATCCTGGATACCTATGCATCGTTGCGCGAGCAGGCCCGTTCGGCACTGGGCCAGGGCACCGCCGGGCAACGCATCGCCATGACGTACCGCGCGGACTGCCGCTATGCGGGACAGCCCGCCGCCATCACGGTGGACGTCCGCGACGATCTGGTCGCGGACGGCGGACAGGCGCTGGCGGACCATATCCAGCAAGCGTTCGAGCGCAACCACAAGCGCATGTGGAATTTCATCAAGCCCGACCAACCCGTGGTCCTGGTCAACCTGCGCGTGCAGGCCAACGTGCCGACCGGCTGGCGCGGCGTGGTGCGGCAGGCGGCCGCGGGGAAGGCATCCGCCGAAGGGGGATCCCGCCGGCAGCGCACCCGCGACGTCTATGTCGACGGGAAAATGCAGGCGCTGCCGGTCTACCGCCGTGCCGACCTGGGCGCCGATGTCCGCGTCGAGGGTCCGGCCATTATCGAGGAACAAAGCAGCTGCCTGATCTTCAAGGCAGGCCAGACGGCCAGGGTCGATCCGGCCGGCAATCTTCGTATCGCGCTCTGA
- the rbfA gene encoding 30S ribosome-binding factor RbfA, whose product MSRHKTKAIPGRNLRLADQIQKDLAGLIQREIDVARAGLITLSGVELSPDYAHAKVYFTVLGGEPGVAEGVLNEKAGWLHSQLYRMLHIHTVPTLRFVHDEQVARGIEMSRLIDRANQPGSYRADPDEPEEQS is encoded by the coding sequence ATGAGCCGTCATAAAACCAAAGCGATCCCCGGCCGCAACCTGCGGCTGGCCGACCAGATCCAGAAGGACCTGGCCGGCCTGATCCAGCGCGAAATCGACGTCGCGCGGGCCGGGCTGATCACGCTGTCCGGCGTCGAGCTATCGCCCGACTACGCCCACGCCAAGGTGTACTTCACCGTGCTGGGCGGCGAACCGGGCGTGGCCGAAGGCGTGCTGAACGAGAAGGCCGGTTGGCTGCATTCCCAGCTGTATCGCATGCTGCACATCCATACCGTACCGACACTGCGCTTCGTGCATGACGAGCAGGTGGCGCGCGGGATTGAAATGTCGCGCTTGATCGATCGTGCGAACCAGCCCGGTTCCTACCGGGCCGACCCCGACGAACCGGAAGAGCAGTCCTGA
- a CDS encoding LacI family DNA-binding transcriptional regulator, producing MAADKTSVRRDGAVKATPPEDRRPSIRDVALLAKVGLGTVSRVMNNHPNVSEDKRKRVQAAILQLGYVPDIVAQSMRNHRSMTFACVMRDFTVPVLSMFVDSMQKEIDAFGFSLTVASSYHDSRREMELLRNLQQRRIDGLVIATSSEDNPAVLKMLEEAPFPIVLLDRDVPESLDAVTVNHATGIHQAVLHLADLGHRRIAIISGEQGVHATRSRLEGYRRGLKDRGLPYEPALVRAVSFDRDAGFIEAGRLLDSEAPPTAIIAGGTSLLPGVIQAARQRNLALPEDLSIIGGADSDLALLSTPAFTVVRWNHDQLGKAAGRFLIDRLADPQLAPRKLMVDAELVLRGSCAPLRRRRQKA from the coding sequence ATGGCAGCTGACAAAACATCCGTCCGCCGGGACGGCGCCGTCAAAGCCACGCCGCCCGAGGACCGGCGGCCGTCCATCCGTGACGTGGCATTGCTGGCCAAGGTGGGCCTGGGAACCGTGTCCCGGGTGATGAACAATCATCCCAATGTCAGCGAGGACAAGCGCAAGCGTGTCCAGGCCGCGATCCTGCAGCTGGGCTATGTGCCGGATATCGTCGCGCAAAGCATGCGCAACCATCGCTCGATGACGTTCGCATGCGTCATGCGCGACTTCACGGTACCCGTGCTGAGCATGTTCGTCGATTCGATGCAGAAGGAAATCGACGCCTTCGGCTTTTCACTGACCGTGGCCTCCAGCTATCACGATAGCCGGCGCGAAATGGAGCTGCTGCGCAATCTGCAGCAGCGCCGCATCGATGGCCTGGTCATCGCGACCTCCTCCGAAGACAACCCCGCCGTGCTGAAGATGCTGGAAGAGGCACCGTTCCCTATCGTCCTGCTGGACCGGGACGTTCCGGAAAGCCTGGACGCCGTCACCGTCAACCATGCCACGGGGATACACCAGGCCGTCCTGCATCTGGCGGACCTGGGGCATCGCCGCATCGCCATCATTTCGGGGGAGCAGGGCGTGCATGCGACGCGCAGCCGCCTGGAAGGCTATCGGCGCGGGCTCAAGGACCGCGGCCTGCCTTACGAACCCGCGCTGGTCCGCGCCGTGTCCTTCGACCGGGATGCGGGATTCATCGAAGCCGGCCGCTTGCTGGATAGCGAGGCGCCGCCGACCGCCATCATCGCCGGCGGCACCTCCTTGCTTCCCGGCGTGATCCAGGCGGCGCGGCAGCGCAACCTGGCGCTGCCCGAAGACCTTTCCATCATCGGCGGCGCCGATAGCGACCTGGCCCTGTTGTCCACGCCAGCCTTTACCGTGGTGCGATGGAATCACGACCAGCTGGGCAAGGCGGCCGGCCGTTTCCTGATCGACCGCCTGGCCGATCCCCAACTTGCGCCGCGCAAGCTTATGGTCGATGCGGAACTGGTGCTGCGGGGCTCATGCGCGCCGTTGCGGCGCCGACGCCAAAAAGCTTGA
- the truB gene encoding tRNA pseudouridine(55) synthase TruB, giving the protein MAKRRGLMLDGVLLLDKPEGLSSNHALQRARRTLDAAKAGHTGTLDPFATGLLVCCMGKGTKLCNTMLGADKGYRATLRFGEETDSGDLTGNVVARAPEGFAGVEESALRDVLSRFQGTISQVPPMYSALKRDGKPLYEYARAGVEIEREARQVTLYRVELLSCDGMTAEIDVSCSKGTYLRTLAQDIGRALGCHAHLVALRRTQVGPFGLAGAVTLDALQAMPDPKQALLPLNELPAGLAPASP; this is encoded by the coding sequence ATGGCCAAACGACGCGGGCTGATGCTCGACGGTGTCCTGTTGCTGGACAAGCCCGAAGGCTTGTCCAGCAATCATGCCTTGCAGCGCGCCCGGCGTACGCTGGATGCCGCCAAGGCGGGGCATACCGGCACGCTGGATCCTTTCGCCACCGGCCTGCTGGTGTGCTGCATGGGCAAGGGCACCAAGCTGTGCAATACCATGCTGGGCGCGGACAAGGGCTATCGCGCGACACTGCGCTTCGGCGAGGAAACCGACTCCGGCGACCTGACCGGCAACGTCGTGGCGCGTGCGCCGGAAGGCTTCGCCGGTGTGGAGGAATCCGCCTTGCGCGATGTGCTGTCACGTTTCCAGGGCACCATCAGCCAGGTCCCGCCGATGTACTCCGCGCTCAAGCGCGACGGCAAGCCCTTGTACGAGTACGCGCGGGCCGGCGTGGAGATCGAGCGCGAGGCCCGGCAGGTGACGTTGTACCGCGTGGAACTGCTGTCCTGCGACGGCATGACCGCGGAGATCGATGTGTCGTGCAGCAAGGGCACCTATCTGCGCACCCTGGCCCAGGATATCGGGCGCGCGCTGGGCTGCCATGCGCACCTGGTGGCGCTGCGCCGTACCCAGGTCGGCCCCTTCGGGCTGGCGGGCGCGGTCACGCTGGACGCGCTGCAGGCCATGCCGGACCCCAAGCAGGCGCTGCTGCCCCTGAATGAATTGCCGGCGGGCCTTGCGCCCGCCTCACCTTAA